A portion of the Streptomyces sp. YPW6 genome contains these proteins:
- a CDS encoding Rieske (2Fe-2S) protein: MPGLPAARRTVLKGAALAGAAGLGAAACSTESKLGHAKNPTPTAPVALGAASEVPVGGAKLYREQRLLVSCPAQGEYKAFSAQCTHGGCVLTKIEGTEGHCPCHGSRFDTTTGEVIEGPATVPLPAVPVTAEGGKLVAGPDA; encoded by the coding sequence ATGCCCGGCCTGCCCGCCGCCCGCCGTACCGTGCTGAAGGGCGCCGCGCTCGCCGGTGCCGCCGGCCTCGGAGCGGCCGCCTGCTCGACCGAGTCCAAGCTCGGGCATGCCAAGAACCCCACACCGACCGCACCCGTCGCCCTCGGTGCGGCCTCCGAGGTGCCGGTCGGCGGCGCCAAGCTCTACCGGGAACAGCGCCTCCTCGTGAGCTGCCCGGCCCAGGGCGAGTACAAGGCGTTCAGCGCCCAGTGCACCCACGGCGGCTGCGTCCTGACCAAGATCGAAGGCACCGAGGGCCACTGCCCCTGCCACGGCAGCCGCTTCGACACGACCACCGGCGAGGTCATCGAGGGCCCGGCCACCGTGCCGCTCCCCGCCGTCCCGGTCACCGCCGAGGGCGGAAAGCTCGTCGCGGGCCCCGACGCCTGA
- a CDS encoding papain-like cysteine protease family protein, producing the protein MRNRKVSPRRHGRSGRSGRRERLSFTALVAAALLAVPAATATATAAQPPATTGSSVAAAQRLNITMQAQQQSNWCWAAGGNTIATWFGRGYSQNQFCNAAFNRSQNTQCPNSQATLGHVQTGLSWAGIRPGSYVTGWLRYTTVQTEISARRPVETRIQWSSGGGHMHVIYGYDDANSWVYWGDPWPSSDRYNWASHAWYVNNNQFSWTHSLYRIGA; encoded by the coding sequence ATGCGCAACCGAAAAGTCAGCCCCAGACGGCACGGAAGGTCAGGGAGGTCCGGGAGGCGCGAAAGGCTCTCGTTCACCGCCCTCGTGGCCGCCGCGCTGCTCGCCGTCCCCGCTGCCACCGCCACCGCCACCGCCGCCCAGCCCCCCGCCACGACCGGCTCCAGCGTCGCCGCCGCTCAGCGGCTCAACATCACCATGCAGGCGCAGCAGCAGAGCAACTGGTGCTGGGCGGCCGGCGGCAACACCATCGCCACCTGGTTCGGGCGCGGCTACTCCCAGAACCAGTTCTGCAACGCCGCCTTCAATCGCAGCCAGAACACCCAGTGCCCCAACTCCCAGGCCACCCTGGGCCATGTCCAGACCGGCCTGTCCTGGGCCGGGATCAGGCCCGGCAGCTACGTCACCGGCTGGCTGCGCTATACGACCGTGCAGACCGAGATATCCGCCCGGCGCCCCGTCGAGACCCGGATCCAGTGGTCGTCCGGCGGCGGCCACATGCATGTCATCTACGGGTACGACGACGCCAACAGCTGGGTCTACTGGGGCGATCCCTGGCCCTCCAGCGACCGCTACAACTGGGCCTCGCACGCCTGGTACGTGAACAACAACCAGTTCTCCTGGACCCACTCGCTCTACCGGATCGGGGCGTGA